TTTTAATGGAACCGTAAATTGCTTCTTTGTCATCAATTTCCGAGAGGATCAGATTATCGAACTCCTCTTCCACTTTGCGGAGTTCTTTTATGAAATCACCCGATCCATACGGACTGCGGACCTGCCCGTAACAGAACAGGTTACAGATTGGAAACAGATTTTGCTTAAGGTTTTCGATACAGTCCGAATTGTCTTCACCCCAATTGTCTCCATCCGAAAATTGAAAACAGTAAATATTCCATTGGGAGGGGGGAAAGTCGCGTTTGATAATGTGGTCGGCAGCCCGGTAAGCGGATGAGATACGTGTCCCGCCACTCTCTCGAATGCGGTAAAACGTATCCTCATCCACTTCATGAGCCACAGCATCATGCACAATATAACGGCGTTCAATGCCGTCATATTGCCGCTTGAGCCAGGTATCAATCCAGAAGGCTTCCGTGCGGACAATTTCTTTCTGCACATCGGTCATCGATCCGGACACATCCATCATATAAATGACCGCAGCATTCGTATGCGGCTCGGTAACGGTTTTCCAACTGCGAAAGCGTTCATCATCTTTCGTGGGAACAATAAACGGATCTTTGGGATCGTAATTATTCGTGGCAATCATCCGTCTGAGTGCGCGTTTGTAAGTACGTTTAAAATGGCGCAGTGAATCCGGACCTGTCGGACGGATCGAAGTATAACGGTCTTTCTGTGATGTAAGCGCATCTTCCCCCTTGGGTTCAATCCGCGGAAGCTCCAGCGCTTCGCCGAGCATGTCGGCCAGTTCTTCGAGCGTCAATTCAACTTCGCGAATATGCTGCCCGCGTTCGTTACCGGCCTGACCGGGACCATCGCCCTCCCCTTTACCGCGGCCAATGGGCTGTCCGACTTCGCCTTCTCCCTGCCCGACACCGCCGCTCCCTTTTTCGCCGTGCTGAAAATGGGGAATCTCGATATTCGGAACGGGGATACTGACAGTCTCGCGGCCTTTACGACCAATCATTTCACCATGATTGATATATTTCCGGAGCTGTTGTCGGACCTTCCCTTTGATAATTTTATCGAACCGTTGCTGGTCACGATCTATTCTTCGCACCATGGTATCGAGCCCCTTTCAGAACAGGGAATCAGAGTGAGTCGGCTCTCATTTAATTCCTTCTTATCCCGGGTTGAATCGTTCTATTCAGACCTGACAATGAATCAGGCAGCGTCACTGTTCTTTTTCGTATCGCCGCGAGCAAAAATGCTGGCAACGTACTGCAGGACGTCTGTCGCAGATTCTTCGTCGTAACCGTAATTTCGAATGAGCCGTGCTTTAACGATGTCGATCTTTTCCTGCGTTTCGGAATCGACGACATTTGAAACCAGACTCGTCAGTTTGATCGTATCCTTCTGGTCCTCAAACAGTTTCATTTCGAGGGCTTTCTGCAGACGATCATTCGTTTTGTAGTCGAACGATTTGCCATCCAGTGACAGGGCACCAATGTAGTTCATGATTTCGCGACGGAAATCATCCTTCCTGGTGTCCGGGATATCAATTCGTTCTTCAATGGATCGCATCAGGCGTTCATCCGGTTCTTCATATTCGCCGGTGAATTTGTTTTTCACGCGTTCTTTCTGCGTGTATGCCTTCACATTATCCAGATAATTGCCACACAGTCGCGTGAGTGCTTCCTCGTCGGCGGCAATCGCACGCTGAACTTCGTTCTTCACGATGTCGGTATACTCTTCCTTCACAACAGTGATAAGTTGACGGTAATGATCACGCATATCATCGTTGGCAATCAACGAGTGATGCTTCAGTCCCTCTTCAAGTTCATTCAGCAGCATGAACGGATTCAGGTTGGAACTATGTGAGTTGACCACCAGGGCGTTCGAGATTTTATCCTGCACATAGCGGGGAGAAATTCCAAACAGCCCTTCGGACTTGGCTTCCTTGCGAAGCTGTTCCACATTTTCGGTGGTGAAGCCCGGCAGGGATTTTCCGTTATACAGATTCATTTTCTGGATTAACGTCAGTCCGTGATGTTTGGGAGTTTCCAGCCTCGTGAGCACGGCCCACATCGCGGCGATTTCCAGCGTATGCGGGGCGATATGTTTACCACGAACGCGTTTGGTATTGTAGTCCTTCTCGTAAATCTTCACTTCTTCACTGAGTTTCGTGACATAGGGTACATCTATTTTTACCGTACGGTCGCGGAGTGCTTCCATGAATTCGTTGGACTGCAGTCGGCGATATTCCGGTTCGTTGGTATGACCGATAATCACGGTATCAATATCAGTCTGCGCGAATTTCTTCGGCTTGATTTTATGTTCCTGTGAAGCCCCCAGGAGGTCGTACAGAAACGCGACATCCAGTTTCAGAACTTCAATGAATTCAATCAATCCACGGTTGGAGATGTTGAATTCCCCATCGAAGTTAAAGGCACGGGGATCGCTTTCGCTTCCATACTGGGCAATTTTGCGATAATTGATATCGCCGGTCAGTTCGGTCGAGTCCTGATTTTTCTCATCTTTCGGCTGGAAGGTACCGATGCCGATCCGATCCTGTTCCGAAAAGGTGATACGTTTCACCACGATCTGATCCATGACTTTGGTCCAGTCGCCGTTGGCTTTTTCAAGACGTTCATTGAAGATAAATCGACTGAGCGGGCAGACTTCGCCTGTAATTTCTACTCCGTAGCCCGCATCTTTATCGGGATCACGCTCCGCATTCAGATAGTCGCAGATCTCCTGACGATTCTTGAGGGGTACCAGCTGCAACGGATCGCCATTCATGGGATCCCAGAGAATCGTGCCGTCTTCTTCTTTCCAGCCAAAGCTGTACAGGGCACCATCTTCGGTACGGGAATAGCGTTCTAGCCCCTGCTTGAGCAGACGGGCAATCGTACTTTTGGAACTACCGACCGGGCCATGCAGTAACAGCACACGGCGTTCGCTGCCATACTTGAGGGCGGCCGACTTGAAGACGTTGACCAGTTCCATCAGAGGTTGGGAAAGTCCGAAGATGCCATCTTTGCCATCGTTTACGGGATCGTCAAAGAAGCGGTAGCGGATGAGACTTTTTTTGCCTTCGACCGGGTAAGTTCCATAGCTCATGATCATGTCATAAACACGCTGGAACGCCGTTCGCGTCACCCGGGGATCCTGTCGAACAATATCGAGGTACTCTTCAAAAGACCCCTGCCAGTGTTCCTGAAGAAATGAGTCCGCATTCAGCTGACCCGAGATTTGATTTAAGATTGATCGACCATTTTCCATGGGACTCCTCCTCCTGGCATTACGAGTGGCATTCCTGCCCATCGATTTATCAGCCAATAAGTTTGAGGTAATTTGATAAGGGAAATTTTTCTAAAGTGCGAGAGCCTTTCACTATGTCCAGAATATTCAGTATCAAACAGACACGCATGGCGCAGGGATAGTTCCCTCATTCAAAATAAAATTGAAATGAGGTTGTTTAACAG
The sequence above is a segment of the Gimesia algae genome. Coding sequences within it:
- a CDS encoding DUF444 family protein; translation: MVRRIDRDQQRFDKIIKGKVRQQLRKYINHGEMIGRKGRETVSIPVPNIEIPHFQHGEKGSGGVGQGEGEVGQPIGRGKGEGDGPGQAGNERGQHIREVELTLEELADMLGEALELPRIEPKGEDALTSQKDRYTSIRPTGPDSLRHFKRTYKRALRRMIATNNYDPKDPFIVPTKDDERFRSWKTVTEPHTNAAVIYMMDVSGSMTDVQKEIVRTEAFWIDTWLKRQYDGIERRYIVHDAVAHEVDEDTFYRIRESGGTRISSAYRAADHIIKRDFPPSQWNIYCFQFSDGDNWGEDNSDCIENLKQNLFPICNLFCYGQVRSPYGSGDFIKELRKVEEEFDNLILSEIDDKEAIYGSIKTFLGTGK
- a CDS encoding PrkA family serine protein kinase, which encodes MENGRSILNQISGQLNADSFLQEHWQGSFEEYLDIVRQDPRVTRTAFQRVYDMIMSYGTYPVEGKKSLIRYRFFDDPVNDGKDGIFGLSQPLMELVNVFKSAALKYGSERRVLLLHGPVGSSKSTIARLLKQGLERYSRTEDGALYSFGWKEEDGTILWDPMNGDPLQLVPLKNRQEICDYLNAERDPDKDAGYGVEITGEVCPLSRFIFNERLEKANGDWTKVMDQIVVKRITFSEQDRIGIGTFQPKDEKNQDSTELTGDINYRKIAQYGSESDPRAFNFDGEFNISNRGLIEFIEVLKLDVAFLYDLLGASQEHKIKPKKFAQTDIDTVIIGHTNEPEYRRLQSNEFMEALRDRTVKIDVPYVTKLSEEVKIYEKDYNTKRVRGKHIAPHTLEIAAMWAVLTRLETPKHHGLTLIQKMNLYNGKSLPGFTTENVEQLRKEAKSEGLFGISPRYVQDKISNALVVNSHSSNLNPFMLLNELEEGLKHHSLIANDDMRDHYRQLITVVKEEYTDIVKNEVQRAIAADEEALTRLCGNYLDNVKAYTQKERVKNKFTGEYEEPDERLMRSIEERIDIPDTRKDDFRREIMNYIGALSLDGKSFDYKTNDRLQKALEMKLFEDQKDTIKLTSLVSNVVDSETQEKIDIVKARLIRNYGYDEESATDVLQYVASIFARGDTKKNSDAA